The following coding sequences lie in one Spinacia oleracea cultivar Varoflay chromosome 1, BTI_SOV_V1, whole genome shotgun sequence genomic window:
- the LOC110792990 gene encoding folylpolyglutamate synthase isoform X2, with protein MLHIQSSSFLRHGLFRISCFCERRWRLRGVAARGVSCLPSCLNKHDPLAPGLRSGMIPTEIVENMTRIEVTEEYSWDLTHSRSYETVMEALSSLITCRKRGEKPSIGGKYTKLERMTMYLKILGLEENIAGLNIIHVAGTKGKGSTCAFSEAILRECGFKTGLFTSPHLIDVRERFRLDGIDIAEEKFLQYFWDCWDQLRDNVTKDLPMPPLFQFLTLLAFKIFIDEKVDVGIFEVGLGGEKDSTNVIKEPVVCGISSLGMDHLDSLGDTLGKIALHKAGIFKPNVPAFTVPQLPEAMNVISQKAQLLRIPLEVVQPLTRGELNGLQLSLAGDHQFVNASLAVSLCKSWLRHTGNSEKDGCEADMPDAFLRGLSSARLPGRAQIVHDAIFRSSDTATGDLVYYLDGAHSPESMDACARWFSKMAKGDHKSTPLSSSKSSCENGLGEAVSKNGFTKQEKGNCDKISKQILLFNCMEVRNPQILLPKLIGTCASSGVHFSGALFVPSISTYNKVVSGYSITSNIPLRNLSWQFNLQRIWEKTVNGKDFDLDRNSMTECIKNESTDALPPLEFLHGDGYRDFPGDSFRSSAVVPSLSSAIKLLRDCARENPSIRLQVLVTGSLHLVGDVLRLLKR; from the exons ATGTTGCACATTCAATCAAGTAGTTTCCTGAGGCATGGATTGTTTCGAATTTCTTGCTTCTGCGAGAGGCGATGGCGGTTACGTGGTGTTGCAGCTCGTGGAGTTTCATGTTTACCTTCTTGTTTGAACAAACATGATCCTCTTGCTCCAG GTCTCAGATCTGGGATGATACCAACTGAAATTGTAGAAAACATGACAAGGATTGAAGTAACTGAGGAATACTCTTGGGATTTGACCCATTCACGCTCTTATGAGACTGTCATGGAAGCACTTTCTTCCCTCATTACATGTCGGAAACGTGGCGAAAAGCCTTCTATTGGAGGAAAATACACTAAGCTGGAACGCATGACAATGTATCTGAAG ATATTAGGATTGGAAGAAAATATAGCCGGACTGAACATTATCCATGTTGCTGGAACAAAAGGGAAG GGGTCAACATGCGCTTTCTCTGAGGCAATTTTACGTGAGTGTGGTTTCAAGACTGGCCTTTTCACATCACCTCATTTAATTGATGTGAGAGAGAGATTTCGACTTGATGG GATTGACATTGCCGAAGAGAAGTTTTTGCAGTACTTTTGGGACTGCTGGGATCAGTTAAGG GATAATGTAACCAAGGATTTGCCTATGCCTCCCCTATTTCAGTTTCTCACTCTTCTGGCATTCAAGATATTCATTGATGAAAAA GTTGATGTTGGAATTTTTGAAGTTGGCCTTGGAGGGGAAAAGGATTCCACAAACGTG ATTAAAGAACCTGTTGTTTGCGGAATCTCTTCATTGGGGATGGACCACTTGGACTCCTTAG GAGACACTTTGGGAAAAATTGCTTTACACAAGGCTGGTATTTTTAAG CCCAATGTACCAGCATTTACAGTGCCCCAGCTCCCTGAAGCAATGAATGTTATCAGTCAAAAAGCTCAGCTATTAAGG ATTCCATTGGAAGTTGTGCAACCTCTTACCCGCGGAGAGTTAAATGGATTACAACTTAGTTTGGCTGGTGATCATCAATTTGTCAATGCTAGCCTTGCTGTTTCCCTCTGTAAATCTTGGCTTCGACATACAGGGAACTCGGAAAAG GATGGTTGTGAAGCTGATATGCCAGATGCTTTCTTGAGAGGTCTTTCGTCGGCACGTCTTCCTGGGAGAGCTCAGATTGTCCATGATGCCATATTCAGGTCCTCCGATACAGCTACAGGAGACCTGGTGTATTATTTGGATGGAGCACACAGTCCTGAAAGCATGGATGCCTGTGCTAGATGGTTCTCCAAGATGGCGAAAGGCGATCACAAGTCAACACCATTATCCTCTTCTAAATCATCATGTGAAAATGGGCTTGGAGAAGCAGTAAGCAAAAATGGTTTCACCAAACAAGAAAAGGGAAATTGTGACAAAATTTCCAAGCAG ATTCTTTTGTTCAATTGCATGGAGGTGAGAAATCCACAAATCCTGCTTCCAAAGCTTATTGGGACCTGTGCTTCCTCAG GTGTTCATTTCTCTGGAGCGTTATTTGTTCCTAGTATATCCACGTACAACAAAGTTGTTTCTGGTTATTCAATCACTTCAAACATACCTTTGAGAAACCTGTCTTGGCAATTTAATCTGCAGAGAATATGGGAGAAGACAGTCAATGGGAAAG ATTTTGATCTGGACAGAAACAGCATGACAGAGTGCATAAAGAATGAGAGTACTGATGCCCTGCCACCTCTTGAATTTCTTCACGGTGATGGTTATCGTGACTTTCCTGGCGATTCCTTCCGTAGCAGTGCGGTTGTTCCTTCATTGTCATCAGCAATAAAATTGTTGAGGGATTGTGCAAGGGAAAACCCTTCTATCAGACTGCAG
- the LOC110792990 gene encoding folylpolyglutamate synthase isoform X4 gives MLHIQSSSFLRHGLFRISCFCERRWRLRGVAARGVSCLPSCLNKHDPLAPGLRSGMIPTEIVENMTRIEVTEEYSWDLTHSRSYETVMEALSSLITCRKRGEKPSIGGKYTKLERMTMYLKILGLEENIAGLNIIHVAGTKGKGSTCAFSEAILRECGFKTGLFTSPHLIDVRERFRLDGIDIAEEKFLQYFWDCWDQLRVDVGIFEVGLGGEKDSTNVIKEPVVCGISSLGMDHLDSLGDTLGKIALHKAGIFKPNVPAFTVPQLPEAMNVISQKAQLLRIPLEVVQPLTRGELNGLQLSLAGDHQFVNASLAVSLCKSWLRHTGNSEKVFTNDGCEADMPDAFLRGLSSARLPGRAQIVHDAIFRSSDTATGDLVYYLDGAHSPESMDACARWFSKMAKGDHKSTPLSSSKSSCENGLGEAVSKNGFTKQEKGNCDKISKQILLFNCMEVRNPQILLPKLIGTCASSGVHFSGALFVPSISTYNKVVSGYSITSNIPLRNLSWQFNLQRIWEKTVNGKDFDLDRNSMTECIKNESTDALPPLEFLHGDGYRDFPGDSFRSSAVVPSLSSAIKLLRDCARENPSIRLQVLVTGSLHLVGDVLRLLKR, from the exons ATGTTGCACATTCAATCAAGTAGTTTCCTGAGGCATGGATTGTTTCGAATTTCTTGCTTCTGCGAGAGGCGATGGCGGTTACGTGGTGTTGCAGCTCGTGGAGTTTCATGTTTACCTTCTTGTTTGAACAAACATGATCCTCTTGCTCCAG GTCTCAGATCTGGGATGATACCAACTGAAATTGTAGAAAACATGACAAGGATTGAAGTAACTGAGGAATACTCTTGGGATTTGACCCATTCACGCTCTTATGAGACTGTCATGGAAGCACTTTCTTCCCTCATTACATGTCGGAAACGTGGCGAAAAGCCTTCTATTGGAGGAAAATACACTAAGCTGGAACGCATGACAATGTATCTGAAG ATATTAGGATTGGAAGAAAATATAGCCGGACTGAACATTATCCATGTTGCTGGAACAAAAGGGAAG GGGTCAACATGCGCTTTCTCTGAGGCAATTTTACGTGAGTGTGGTTTCAAGACTGGCCTTTTCACATCACCTCATTTAATTGATGTGAGAGAGAGATTTCGACTTGATGG GATTGACATTGCCGAAGAGAAGTTTTTGCAGTACTTTTGGGACTGCTGGGATCAGTTAAGG GTTGATGTTGGAATTTTTGAAGTTGGCCTTGGAGGGGAAAAGGATTCCACAAACGTG ATTAAAGAACCTGTTGTTTGCGGAATCTCTTCATTGGGGATGGACCACTTGGACTCCTTAG GAGACACTTTGGGAAAAATTGCTTTACACAAGGCTGGTATTTTTAAG CCCAATGTACCAGCATTTACAGTGCCCCAGCTCCCTGAAGCAATGAATGTTATCAGTCAAAAAGCTCAGCTATTAAGG ATTCCATTGGAAGTTGTGCAACCTCTTACCCGCGGAGAGTTAAATGGATTACAACTTAGTTTGGCTGGTGATCATCAATTTGTCAATGCTAGCCTTGCTGTTTCCCTCTGTAAATCTTGGCTTCGACATACAGGGAACTCGGAAAAGGTGTTTACGAAT GATGGTTGTGAAGCTGATATGCCAGATGCTTTCTTGAGAGGTCTTTCGTCGGCACGTCTTCCTGGGAGAGCTCAGATTGTCCATGATGCCATATTCAGGTCCTCCGATACAGCTACAGGAGACCTGGTGTATTATTTGGATGGAGCACACAGTCCTGAAAGCATGGATGCCTGTGCTAGATGGTTCTCCAAGATGGCGAAAGGCGATCACAAGTCAACACCATTATCCTCTTCTAAATCATCATGTGAAAATGGGCTTGGAGAAGCAGTAAGCAAAAATGGTTTCACCAAACAAGAAAAGGGAAATTGTGACAAAATTTCCAAGCAG ATTCTTTTGTTCAATTGCATGGAGGTGAGAAATCCACAAATCCTGCTTCCAAAGCTTATTGGGACCTGTGCTTCCTCAG GTGTTCATTTCTCTGGAGCGTTATTTGTTCCTAGTATATCCACGTACAACAAAGTTGTTTCTGGTTATTCAATCACTTCAAACATACCTTTGAGAAACCTGTCTTGGCAATTTAATCTGCAGAGAATATGGGAGAAGACAGTCAATGGGAAAG ATTTTGATCTGGACAGAAACAGCATGACAGAGTGCATAAAGAATGAGAGTACTGATGCCCTGCCACCTCTTGAATTTCTTCACGGTGATGGTTATCGTGACTTTCCTGGCGATTCCTTCCGTAGCAGTGCGGTTGTTCCTTCATTGTCATCAGCAATAAAATTGTTGAGGGATTGTGCAAGGGAAAACCCTTCTATCAGACTGCAG
- the LOC110792990 gene encoding folylpolyglutamate synthase isoform X7, translating to MRNEYCNNASNGLMLYSLDSNLLKDVPILGLEENIAGLNIIHVAGTKGKGSTCAFSEAILRECGFKTGLFTSPHLIDVRERFRLDGIDIAEEKFLQYFWDCWDQLRDNVTKDLPMPPLFQFLTLLAFKIFIDEKVDVGIFEVGLGGEKDSTNVIKEPVVCGISSLGMDHLDSLGDTLGKIALHKAGIFKPNVPAFTVPQLPEAMNVISQKAQLLRIPLEVVQPLTRGELNGLQLSLAGDHQFVNASLAVSLCKSWLRHTGNSEKVFTNDGCEADMPDAFLRGLSSARLPGRAQIVHDAIFRSSDTATGDLVYYLDGAHSPESMDACARWFSKMAKGDHKSTPLSSSKSSCENGLGEAVSKNGFTKQEKGNCDKISKQILLFNCMEVRNPQILLPKLIGTCASSGVHFSGALFVPSISTYNKVVSGYSITSNIPLRNLSWQFNLQRIWEKTVNGKDFDLDRNSMTECIKNESTDALPPLEFLHGDGYRDFPGDSFRSSAVVPSLSSAIKLLRDCARENPSIRLQVLVTGSLHLVGDVLRLLKR from the exons ATGCGTAATGAATATTGCAATAATGCTTCAAATGGTTTGATGCTTTACAGTTTAGACAGCAATCTTCTGAAAGATGTTCCT ATATTAGGATTGGAAGAAAATATAGCCGGACTGAACATTATCCATGTTGCTGGAACAAAAGGGAAG GGGTCAACATGCGCTTTCTCTGAGGCAATTTTACGTGAGTGTGGTTTCAAGACTGGCCTTTTCACATCACCTCATTTAATTGATGTGAGAGAGAGATTTCGACTTGATGG GATTGACATTGCCGAAGAGAAGTTTTTGCAGTACTTTTGGGACTGCTGGGATCAGTTAAGG GATAATGTAACCAAGGATTTGCCTATGCCTCCCCTATTTCAGTTTCTCACTCTTCTGGCATTCAAGATATTCATTGATGAAAAA GTTGATGTTGGAATTTTTGAAGTTGGCCTTGGAGGGGAAAAGGATTCCACAAACGTG ATTAAAGAACCTGTTGTTTGCGGAATCTCTTCATTGGGGATGGACCACTTGGACTCCTTAG GAGACACTTTGGGAAAAATTGCTTTACACAAGGCTGGTATTTTTAAG CCCAATGTACCAGCATTTACAGTGCCCCAGCTCCCTGAAGCAATGAATGTTATCAGTCAAAAAGCTCAGCTATTAAGG ATTCCATTGGAAGTTGTGCAACCTCTTACCCGCGGAGAGTTAAATGGATTACAACTTAGTTTGGCTGGTGATCATCAATTTGTCAATGCTAGCCTTGCTGTTTCCCTCTGTAAATCTTGGCTTCGACATACAGGGAACTCGGAAAAGGTGTTTACGAAT GATGGTTGTGAAGCTGATATGCCAGATGCTTTCTTGAGAGGTCTTTCGTCGGCACGTCTTCCTGGGAGAGCTCAGATTGTCCATGATGCCATATTCAGGTCCTCCGATACAGCTACAGGAGACCTGGTGTATTATTTGGATGGAGCACACAGTCCTGAAAGCATGGATGCCTGTGCTAGATGGTTCTCCAAGATGGCGAAAGGCGATCACAAGTCAACACCATTATCCTCTTCTAAATCATCATGTGAAAATGGGCTTGGAGAAGCAGTAAGCAAAAATGGTTTCACCAAACAAGAAAAGGGAAATTGTGACAAAATTTCCAAGCAG ATTCTTTTGTTCAATTGCATGGAGGTGAGAAATCCACAAATCCTGCTTCCAAAGCTTATTGGGACCTGTGCTTCCTCAG GTGTTCATTTCTCTGGAGCGTTATTTGTTCCTAGTATATCCACGTACAACAAAGTTGTTTCTGGTTATTCAATCACTTCAAACATACCTTTGAGAAACCTGTCTTGGCAATTTAATCTGCAGAGAATATGGGAGAAGACAGTCAATGGGAAAG ATTTTGATCTGGACAGAAACAGCATGACAGAGTGCATAAAGAATGAGAGTACTGATGCCCTGCCACCTCTTGAATTTCTTCACGGTGATGGTTATCGTGACTTTCCTGGCGATTCCTTCCGTAGCAGTGCGGTTGTTCCTTCATTGTCATCAGCAATAAAATTGTTGAGGGATTGTGCAAGGGAAAACCCTTCTATCAGACTGCAG
- the LOC110792990 gene encoding folylpolyglutamate synthase isoform X1 yields the protein MLHIQSSSFLRHGLFRISCFCERRWRLRGVAARGVSCLPSCLNKHDPLAPGLRSGMIPTEIVENMTRIEVTEEYSWDLTHSRSYETVMEALSSLITCRKRGEKPSIGGKYTKLERMTMYLKILGLEENIAGLNIIHVAGTKGKGSTCAFSEAILRECGFKTGLFTSPHLIDVRERFRLDGIDIAEEKFLQYFWDCWDQLRDNVTKDLPMPPLFQFLTLLAFKIFIDEKVDVGIFEVGLGGEKDSTNVIKEPVVCGISSLGMDHLDSLGDTLGKIALHKAGIFKPNVPAFTVPQLPEAMNVISQKAQLLRIPLEVVQPLTRGELNGLQLSLAGDHQFVNASLAVSLCKSWLRHTGNSEKVFTNDGCEADMPDAFLRGLSSARLPGRAQIVHDAIFRSSDTATGDLVYYLDGAHSPESMDACARWFSKMAKGDHKSTPLSSSKSSCENGLGEAVSKNGFTKQEKGNCDKISKQILLFNCMEVRNPQILLPKLIGTCASSGVHFSGALFVPSISTYNKVVSGYSITSNIPLRNLSWQFNLQRIWEKTVNGKDFDLDRNSMTECIKNESTDALPPLEFLHGDGYRDFPGDSFRSSAVVPSLSSAIKLLRDCARENPSIRLQVLVTGSLHLVGDVLRLLKR from the exons ATGTTGCACATTCAATCAAGTAGTTTCCTGAGGCATGGATTGTTTCGAATTTCTTGCTTCTGCGAGAGGCGATGGCGGTTACGTGGTGTTGCAGCTCGTGGAGTTTCATGTTTACCTTCTTGTTTGAACAAACATGATCCTCTTGCTCCAG GTCTCAGATCTGGGATGATACCAACTGAAATTGTAGAAAACATGACAAGGATTGAAGTAACTGAGGAATACTCTTGGGATTTGACCCATTCACGCTCTTATGAGACTGTCATGGAAGCACTTTCTTCCCTCATTACATGTCGGAAACGTGGCGAAAAGCCTTCTATTGGAGGAAAATACACTAAGCTGGAACGCATGACAATGTATCTGAAG ATATTAGGATTGGAAGAAAATATAGCCGGACTGAACATTATCCATGTTGCTGGAACAAAAGGGAAG GGGTCAACATGCGCTTTCTCTGAGGCAATTTTACGTGAGTGTGGTTTCAAGACTGGCCTTTTCACATCACCTCATTTAATTGATGTGAGAGAGAGATTTCGACTTGATGG GATTGACATTGCCGAAGAGAAGTTTTTGCAGTACTTTTGGGACTGCTGGGATCAGTTAAGG GATAATGTAACCAAGGATTTGCCTATGCCTCCCCTATTTCAGTTTCTCACTCTTCTGGCATTCAAGATATTCATTGATGAAAAA GTTGATGTTGGAATTTTTGAAGTTGGCCTTGGAGGGGAAAAGGATTCCACAAACGTG ATTAAAGAACCTGTTGTTTGCGGAATCTCTTCATTGGGGATGGACCACTTGGACTCCTTAG GAGACACTTTGGGAAAAATTGCTTTACACAAGGCTGGTATTTTTAAG CCCAATGTACCAGCATTTACAGTGCCCCAGCTCCCTGAAGCAATGAATGTTATCAGTCAAAAAGCTCAGCTATTAAGG ATTCCATTGGAAGTTGTGCAACCTCTTACCCGCGGAGAGTTAAATGGATTACAACTTAGTTTGGCTGGTGATCATCAATTTGTCAATGCTAGCCTTGCTGTTTCCCTCTGTAAATCTTGGCTTCGACATACAGGGAACTCGGAAAAGGTGTTTACGAAT GATGGTTGTGAAGCTGATATGCCAGATGCTTTCTTGAGAGGTCTTTCGTCGGCACGTCTTCCTGGGAGAGCTCAGATTGTCCATGATGCCATATTCAGGTCCTCCGATACAGCTACAGGAGACCTGGTGTATTATTTGGATGGAGCACACAGTCCTGAAAGCATGGATGCCTGTGCTAGATGGTTCTCCAAGATGGCGAAAGGCGATCACAAGTCAACACCATTATCCTCTTCTAAATCATCATGTGAAAATGGGCTTGGAGAAGCAGTAAGCAAAAATGGTTTCACCAAACAAGAAAAGGGAAATTGTGACAAAATTTCCAAGCAG ATTCTTTTGTTCAATTGCATGGAGGTGAGAAATCCACAAATCCTGCTTCCAAAGCTTATTGGGACCTGTGCTTCCTCAG GTGTTCATTTCTCTGGAGCGTTATTTGTTCCTAGTATATCCACGTACAACAAAGTTGTTTCTGGTTATTCAATCACTTCAAACATACCTTTGAGAAACCTGTCTTGGCAATTTAATCTGCAGAGAATATGGGAGAAGACAGTCAATGGGAAAG ATTTTGATCTGGACAGAAACAGCATGACAGAGTGCATAAAGAATGAGAGTACTGATGCCCTGCCACCTCTTGAATTTCTTCACGGTGATGGTTATCGTGACTTTCCTGGCGATTCCTTCCGTAGCAGTGCGGTTGTTCCTTCATTGTCATCAGCAATAAAATTGTTGAGGGATTGTGCAAGGGAAAACCCTTCTATCAGACTGCAG
- the LOC110792990 gene encoding folylpolyglutamate synthase isoform X5: MLHIQSSSFLRHGLFRISCFCERRWRLRGVAARGVSCLPSCLNKHDPLAPGLRSGMIPTEIVENMTRIEVTEEYSWDLTHSRSYETVMEALSSLITCRKRGEKPSIGGKYTKLERMTMYLKDNVTKDLPMPPLFQFLTLLAFKIFIDEKVDVGIFEVGLGGEKDSTNVIKEPVVCGISSLGMDHLDSLGDTLGKIALHKAGIFKPNVPAFTVPQLPEAMNVISQKAQLLRIPLEVVQPLTRGELNGLQLSLAGDHQFVNASLAVSLCKSWLRHTGNSEKVFTNDGCEADMPDAFLRGLSSARLPGRAQIVHDAIFRSSDTATGDLVYYLDGAHSPESMDACARWFSKMAKGDHKSTPLSSSKSSCENGLGEAVSKNGFTKQEKGNCDKISKQILLFNCMEVRNPQILLPKLIGTCASSGVHFSGALFVPSISTYNKVVSGYSITSNIPLRNLSWQFNLQRIWEKTVNGKDFDLDRNSMTECIKNESTDALPPLEFLHGDGYRDFPGDSFRSSAVVPSLSSAIKLLRDCARENPSIRLQVLVTGSLHLVGDVLRLLKR; encoded by the exons ATGTTGCACATTCAATCAAGTAGTTTCCTGAGGCATGGATTGTTTCGAATTTCTTGCTTCTGCGAGAGGCGATGGCGGTTACGTGGTGTTGCAGCTCGTGGAGTTTCATGTTTACCTTCTTGTTTGAACAAACATGATCCTCTTGCTCCAG GTCTCAGATCTGGGATGATACCAACTGAAATTGTAGAAAACATGACAAGGATTGAAGTAACTGAGGAATACTCTTGGGATTTGACCCATTCACGCTCTTATGAGACTGTCATGGAAGCACTTTCTTCCCTCATTACATGTCGGAAACGTGGCGAAAAGCCTTCTATTGGAGGAAAATACACTAAGCTGGAACGCATGACAATGTATCTGAAG GATAATGTAACCAAGGATTTGCCTATGCCTCCCCTATTTCAGTTTCTCACTCTTCTGGCATTCAAGATATTCATTGATGAAAAA GTTGATGTTGGAATTTTTGAAGTTGGCCTTGGAGGGGAAAAGGATTCCACAAACGTG ATTAAAGAACCTGTTGTTTGCGGAATCTCTTCATTGGGGATGGACCACTTGGACTCCTTAG GAGACACTTTGGGAAAAATTGCTTTACACAAGGCTGGTATTTTTAAG CCCAATGTACCAGCATTTACAGTGCCCCAGCTCCCTGAAGCAATGAATGTTATCAGTCAAAAAGCTCAGCTATTAAGG ATTCCATTGGAAGTTGTGCAACCTCTTACCCGCGGAGAGTTAAATGGATTACAACTTAGTTTGGCTGGTGATCATCAATTTGTCAATGCTAGCCTTGCTGTTTCCCTCTGTAAATCTTGGCTTCGACATACAGGGAACTCGGAAAAGGTGTTTACGAAT GATGGTTGTGAAGCTGATATGCCAGATGCTTTCTTGAGAGGTCTTTCGTCGGCACGTCTTCCTGGGAGAGCTCAGATTGTCCATGATGCCATATTCAGGTCCTCCGATACAGCTACAGGAGACCTGGTGTATTATTTGGATGGAGCACACAGTCCTGAAAGCATGGATGCCTGTGCTAGATGGTTCTCCAAGATGGCGAAAGGCGATCACAAGTCAACACCATTATCCTCTTCTAAATCATCATGTGAAAATGGGCTTGGAGAAGCAGTAAGCAAAAATGGTTTCACCAAACAAGAAAAGGGAAATTGTGACAAAATTTCCAAGCAG ATTCTTTTGTTCAATTGCATGGAGGTGAGAAATCCACAAATCCTGCTTCCAAAGCTTATTGGGACCTGTGCTTCCTCAG GTGTTCATTTCTCTGGAGCGTTATTTGTTCCTAGTATATCCACGTACAACAAAGTTGTTTCTGGTTATTCAATCACTTCAAACATACCTTTGAGAAACCTGTCTTGGCAATTTAATCTGCAGAGAATATGGGAGAAGACAGTCAATGGGAAAG ATTTTGATCTGGACAGAAACAGCATGACAGAGTGCATAAAGAATGAGAGTACTGATGCCCTGCCACCTCTTGAATTTCTTCACGGTGATGGTTATCGTGACTTTCCTGGCGATTCCTTCCGTAGCAGTGCGGTTGTTCCTTCATTGTCATCAGCAATAAAATTGTTGAGGGATTGTGCAAGGGAAAACCCTTCTATCAGACTGCAG
- the LOC110792990 gene encoding folylpolyglutamate synthase isoform X3, translating to MLHIQSSSFLRHGLFRISCFCERRWRLRGVAARGVSCLPSCLNKHDPLAPGLRSGMIPTEIVENMTRIEVTEEYSWDLTHSRSYETVMEALSSLITCRKRGEKPSIGGKYTKLERMTMYLKILGLEENIAGLNIIHVAGTKGKGSTCAFSEAILRECGFKTGLFTSPHLIDVRERFRLDGIDIAEEKFLQYFWDCWDQLRDNVTKDLPMPPLFQFLTLLAFKIFIDEKVDVGIFEVGLGGEKDSTNVIKEPVVCGISSLGMDHLDSLGDTLGKIALHKAGIFKIPLEVVQPLTRGELNGLQLSLAGDHQFVNASLAVSLCKSWLRHTGNSEKVFTNDGCEADMPDAFLRGLSSARLPGRAQIVHDAIFRSSDTATGDLVYYLDGAHSPESMDACARWFSKMAKGDHKSTPLSSSKSSCENGLGEAVSKNGFTKQEKGNCDKISKQILLFNCMEVRNPQILLPKLIGTCASSGVHFSGALFVPSISTYNKVVSGYSITSNIPLRNLSWQFNLQRIWEKTVNGKDFDLDRNSMTECIKNESTDALPPLEFLHGDGYRDFPGDSFRSSAVVPSLSSAIKLLRDCARENPSIRLQVLVTGSLHLVGDVLRLLKR from the exons ATGTTGCACATTCAATCAAGTAGTTTCCTGAGGCATGGATTGTTTCGAATTTCTTGCTTCTGCGAGAGGCGATGGCGGTTACGTGGTGTTGCAGCTCGTGGAGTTTCATGTTTACCTTCTTGTTTGAACAAACATGATCCTCTTGCTCCAG GTCTCAGATCTGGGATGATACCAACTGAAATTGTAGAAAACATGACAAGGATTGAAGTAACTGAGGAATACTCTTGGGATTTGACCCATTCACGCTCTTATGAGACTGTCATGGAAGCACTTTCTTCCCTCATTACATGTCGGAAACGTGGCGAAAAGCCTTCTATTGGAGGAAAATACACTAAGCTGGAACGCATGACAATGTATCTGAAG ATATTAGGATTGGAAGAAAATATAGCCGGACTGAACATTATCCATGTTGCTGGAACAAAAGGGAAG GGGTCAACATGCGCTTTCTCTGAGGCAATTTTACGTGAGTGTGGTTTCAAGACTGGCCTTTTCACATCACCTCATTTAATTGATGTGAGAGAGAGATTTCGACTTGATGG GATTGACATTGCCGAAGAGAAGTTTTTGCAGTACTTTTGGGACTGCTGGGATCAGTTAAGG GATAATGTAACCAAGGATTTGCCTATGCCTCCCCTATTTCAGTTTCTCACTCTTCTGGCATTCAAGATATTCATTGATGAAAAA GTTGATGTTGGAATTTTTGAAGTTGGCCTTGGAGGGGAAAAGGATTCCACAAACGTG ATTAAAGAACCTGTTGTTTGCGGAATCTCTTCATTGGGGATGGACCACTTGGACTCCTTAG GAGACACTTTGGGAAAAATTGCTTTACACAAGGCTGGTATTTTTAAG ATTCCATTGGAAGTTGTGCAACCTCTTACCCGCGGAGAGTTAAATGGATTACAACTTAGTTTGGCTGGTGATCATCAATTTGTCAATGCTAGCCTTGCTGTTTCCCTCTGTAAATCTTGGCTTCGACATACAGGGAACTCGGAAAAGGTGTTTACGAAT GATGGTTGTGAAGCTGATATGCCAGATGCTTTCTTGAGAGGTCTTTCGTCGGCACGTCTTCCTGGGAGAGCTCAGATTGTCCATGATGCCATATTCAGGTCCTCCGATACAGCTACAGGAGACCTGGTGTATTATTTGGATGGAGCACACAGTCCTGAAAGCATGGATGCCTGTGCTAGATGGTTCTCCAAGATGGCGAAAGGCGATCACAAGTCAACACCATTATCCTCTTCTAAATCATCATGTGAAAATGGGCTTGGAGAAGCAGTAAGCAAAAATGGTTTCACCAAACAAGAAAAGGGAAATTGTGACAAAATTTCCAAGCAG ATTCTTTTGTTCAATTGCATGGAGGTGAGAAATCCACAAATCCTGCTTCCAAAGCTTATTGGGACCTGTGCTTCCTCAG GTGTTCATTTCTCTGGAGCGTTATTTGTTCCTAGTATATCCACGTACAACAAAGTTGTTTCTGGTTATTCAATCACTTCAAACATACCTTTGAGAAACCTGTCTTGGCAATTTAATCTGCAGAGAATATGGGAGAAGACAGTCAATGGGAAAG ATTTTGATCTGGACAGAAACAGCATGACAGAGTGCATAAAGAATGAGAGTACTGATGCCCTGCCACCTCTTGAATTTCTTCACGGTGATGGTTATCGTGACTTTCCTGGCGATTCCTTCCGTAGCAGTGCGGTTGTTCCTTCATTGTCATCAGCAATAAAATTGTTGAGGGATTGTGCAAGGGAAAACCCTTCTATCAGACTGCAG